Proteins from a single region of Azospira inquinata:
- a CDS encoding Hcp family type VI secretion system effector, which produces MAFDAFIKIDGIPGESTDDKHKDWIEITHFAHKMEQPASATASSAGGATAERVNHSTFDIVHLLDKASPKIYEACCTGKHIKDVSIELCRAGGDKLKYMEVKLEQVLVSKVEPHGTAAEGFPNELVSFSYGKITWTYTQQKRADGAGGGNVNAGWDLTANKTIA; this is translated from the coding sequence ATGGCTTTTGATGCGTTCATCAAGATTGATGGCATTCCGGGGGAAAGTACGGACGATAAACATAAGGATTGGATCGAAATTACCCATTTCGCTCACAAAATGGAGCAACCGGCTTCCGCAACGGCGAGCTCTGCCGGCGGTGCAACGGCGGAACGGGTAAATCATTCCACCTTCGACATCGTTCACCTCTTGGATAAAGCTAGCCCGAAGATTTATGAGGCCTGTTGTACCGGCAAGCACATCAAAGATGTGAGTATCGAACTTTGCCGGGCTGGCGGTGATAAGCTGAAATATATGGAAGTCAAGCTGGAACAGGTTTTGGTATCCAAAGTGGAACCTCACGGTACCGCGGCGGAAGGATTCCCCAATGAGTTGGTGAGTTTTAGCTACGGTAAAATTACCTGGACCTATACCCAGCAAAAACGGGCGGATGGTGCTGGTGGCGGTAATGTGAATGCTGGCTGGGATTTGACTGCCAACAAGACTATTGCCTGA
- a CDS encoding ClpXP protease specificity-enhancing factor: MDLPSTKPYMVRGIYEWCTDNGFTPYIAVVVDERTEVPREFARDGQIVLNISADATSRLAMDNDYISFVARFGGVARNISFPVGNVVAIYAKENGAGMAFEVEDTPLPDASPEPEPPAPPAGGRPKLQRVK, encoded by the coding sequence ATGGATTTACCATCTACCAAGCCCTACATGGTTCGGGGCATTTACGAGTGGTGCACCGATAACGGCTTTACGCCCTATATCGCGGTGGTCGTGGATGAACGGACCGAGGTGCCCCGGGAATTCGCCCGGGACGGCCAGATTGTTCTGAATATCAGTGCCGACGCCACGTCCCGGCTGGCCATGGACAACGACTACATTTCCTTCGTCGCCCGCTTCGGCGGCGTGGCCCGGAATATTTCCTTTCCCGTGGGCAACGTGGTGGCCATCTACGCTAAGGAAAACGGCGCCGGCATGGCCTTCGAAGTGGAAGACACCCCTCTGCCGGATGCTTCTCCCGAGCCCGAGCCTCCCGCCCCTCCGGCTGGCGGCCGCCCCAAGTTGCAGCGGGTGAAGTAA
- a CDS encoding PAAR domain-containing protein: MKGVIRLGDPTSHGGVVVSAAGNYTIMGKPVARVGDQVTCPIKGHPMAVIVEGDPNWVIDGRAVALEGHKTSCGATLISTLSALGRG; the protein is encoded by the coding sequence ATGAAAGGCGTGATTCGTTTAGGAGACCCCACCAGCCATGGTGGGGTTGTGGTGAGTGCCGCAGGTAACTACACGATTATGGGAAAACCCGTTGCTCGAGTGGGGGATCAGGTCACCTGTCCCATAAAGGGGCATCCTATGGCCGTCATTGTGGAGGGTGACCCCAATTGGGTTATCGATGGACGGGCGGTAGCTCTGGAGGGGCATAAAACCAGTTGCGGAGCGACGTTGATTTCCACGTTGTCTGCTTTGGGAAGGGGGTAA
- the dnaX gene encoding DNA polymerase III subunit gamma/tau, with protein MSYQVLARKWRPRNFASLVGQEHVVKALTHALAENRLHHAYLFTGTRGVGKTTLARILAKSLNCEKGITPEPCGECSACKEIDSGRFVDLLEVDAATNTRVDEMRMLLENAVYAPTRGRFKVYVIDEVHMLSNSAFNAMLKTLEEPPEHVKFILATTDPQKIPVTVLSRCLQFNLKQMPINAIVDHLAYILGQEQIPFEGEGLSMLARSANGSMRDALSLLDQAIAYGSGKVESALVREMLGTVDRGHLTAILNHVLAGDGEALVRVAGDMAAQSLSFNSALEELAVLATQIQVAQLAPGALPPDAPDREVLQGLAERFDPEGLQLAYQILIQGRKDLPLAPDPYSGFLVTLLRLLTFSPAKGLGAPPPETPAKKASSAERPGSRSTPPAQEPSPAPQTKAEVAPVSEASGELEVPSTWEGLLRQLDIGGMARELAQNCLLESLVEGAVNLRLAQDKSHLLLKASQDKLREALQARLGRPVSLHIQVGDVAGDTPAIKASKARKARLAQATEALAQDSFVNAAVQLLDATLIQSSIKPL; from the coding sequence ATGAGTTATCAGGTCTTGGCGCGGAAATGGCGCCCACGGAACTTTGCGAGTCTTGTGGGGCAGGAGCACGTTGTTAAGGCATTGACCCATGCGCTCGCGGAAAACCGACTACATCACGCCTATCTATTTACGGGCACCCGAGGGGTGGGAAAAACTACCCTGGCCCGCATTCTGGCGAAATCCCTGAATTGCGAAAAGGGCATTACCCCCGAGCCCTGCGGCGAATGTTCTGCCTGCAAGGAAATCGATAGCGGTCGCTTTGTGGATTTGCTGGAGGTGGATGCGGCCACCAATACCCGAGTCGATGAAATGCGCATGCTGCTGGAAAATGCGGTGTATGCGCCCACCCGTGGCCGGTTCAAGGTCTACGTCATTGACGAAGTCCATATGCTCTCCAATTCGGCTTTCAACGCCATGTTGAAGACCTTGGAAGAGCCCCCCGAACATGTGAAGTTTATTCTGGCCACCACGGACCCCCAGAAAATTCCCGTGACGGTTCTGTCTCGCTGCTTGCAGTTCAATCTGAAGCAGATGCCCATCAACGCCATTGTGGATCACCTAGCCTATATTCTGGGCCAGGAACAGATTCCGTTTGAGGGCGAGGGACTTTCTATGCTGGCCCGCTCTGCCAATGGCAGTATGCGGGATGCCCTTTCCCTATTGGATCAAGCCATTGCCTACGGCAGTGGTAAAGTGGAAAGCGCCCTAGTCCGGGAAATGCTGGGGACGGTGGATCGGGGCCATTTGACGGCGATTCTGAACCACGTTCTGGCGGGGGATGGGGAGGCGCTGGTTCGTGTGGCCGGTGATATGGCGGCCCAATCCCTCTCTTTCAACTCCGCCCTGGAAGAGTTGGCTGTTTTGGCAACCCAAATCCAGGTGGCCCAGTTGGCGCCGGGGGCTTTACCCCCGGATGCTCCTGACCGGGAAGTCTTGCAGGGATTGGCGGAGCGTTTCGATCCCGAAGGCTTGCAGTTGGCCTACCAGATATTGATTCAGGGACGTAAAGACCTGCCCTTGGCTCCAGATCCCTACAGCGGTTTTCTCGTCACCCTGCTGCGTTTGCTAACGTTTTCCCCTGCCAAAGGGCTGGGGGCGCCTCCCCCCGAGACTCCAGCAAAAAAAGCTTCGAGCGCTGAGCGCCCAGGTTCCCGCTCAACGCCTCCTGCCCAGGAACCTTCCCCCGCTCCCCAGACTAAGGCGGAGGTGGCCCCCGTGTCCGAGGCCTCTGGGGAACTGGAGGTGCCTAGCACCTGGGAAGGCCTGTTGCGTCAATTGGACATCGGCGGCATGGCCCGGGAGCTGGCCCAGAACTGTTTGTTGGAATCCCTGGTTGAAGGGGCGGTGAATTTACGTCTGGCCCAGGATAAATCCCATCTCCTTTTGAAGGCCTCTCAGGATAAACTCCGGGAAGCGCTCCAGGCCCGCTTGGGGCGGCCAGTGTCCTTACATATCCAGGTGGGGGACGTGGCAGGGGACACGCCGGCCATTAAAGCTTCCAAGGCCCGTAAAGCCAGGCTGGCCCAGGCTACCGAGGCCCTGGCCCAAGATTCTTTTGTTAACGCGGCGGTGCAGTTGCTGGACGCCACGTTGATTCAATCATCCATTAAACCCCTTTGA
- the petA gene encoding ubiquinol-cytochrome c reductase iron-sulfur subunit, producing MSKENKVDCGRRRLLVATAAVGGVGAVATLVPFVSSMLPSERAKAAGAPVEVDISKLEPGQMMTVEWRGKPVWIINRTKEMLATLPKLDGAVLDPKSEKPQQPTYCTNEHRSIKPEYLVAIGICTHLGCSPGSKFKSGTEEGMPGEWLGGFLCPCHGSTFDLAGRVFKSKPAPLNLEVPPHMYLSDTRLMIGEDKKGA from the coding sequence ATGAGCAAAGAGAACAAAGTGGACTGCGGGAGGCGGCGCTTGCTGGTCGCTACTGCGGCCGTCGGTGGAGTGGGGGCAGTCGCCACCCTCGTGCCGTTCGTCTCCAGCATGCTGCCGTCCGAGCGTGCCAAGGCGGCTGGCGCTCCGGTGGAAGTGGATATTTCCAAGCTGGAGCCGGGCCAAATGATGACCGTGGAGTGGCGCGGCAAACCGGTGTGGATTATTAACCGCACCAAGGAAATGCTGGCGACCCTGCCCAAGCTGGATGGCGCAGTGTTGGACCCCAAGTCCGAAAAGCCCCAGCAACCGACCTACTGCACCAACGAACACCGGTCCATCAAGCCTGAATACCTGGTGGCCATCGGTATCTGCACCCACTTGGGCTGTTCTCCCGGTTCCAAGTTCAAGTCTGGTACGGAAGAAGGGATGCCCGGAGAATGGCTGGGTGGTTTCCTTTGCCCCTGCCACGGTTCCACCTTCGACTTGGCCGGTCGGGTTTTCAAGAGCAAACCCGCGCCGCTCAACTTGGAAGTCCCGCCCCACATGTATCTCTCTGATACCCGCCTGATGATTGGCGAAGACAAGAAGGGAGCGTAA
- a CDS encoding glutathione S-transferase N-terminal domain-containing protein, producing MMNLYSGTTDPFSHRCRIVLYEKGMDFQVIDVDLFNKPEDIAVINPYNRVPVLVERELILYEPNIINEYIDERFPHPQLMPPDPIMRARARQLLSTMEREIFVHIEALEKNQKTAEKARTEVKNRLTELAPMFSKQKFMLGDEFSMLDVAIAPLLWRLDHYSIELPKSAAPLMKYAERIFSRQGFIDALTPSEKVMRK from the coding sequence ATGATGAACCTCTACTCCGGGACCACTGACCCGTTTAGCCATCGCTGCCGCATCGTCCTGTACGAAAAGGGCATGGATTTCCAGGTCATCGACGTGGATCTCTTCAACAAACCGGAAGACATCGCCGTCATCAACCCTTACAACCGGGTGCCGGTCTTGGTGGAGCGGGAGCTCATTCTGTATGAACCGAATATCATCAACGAATACATTGATGAGCGCTTCCCCCATCCCCAGCTGATGCCGCCGGATCCCATTATGCGGGCCCGGGCGCGCCAGCTCCTGTCCACCATGGAACGGGAGATTTTCGTGCACATCGAAGCCCTGGAAAAGAACCAGAAGACGGCGGAGAAGGCGCGCACGGAAGTGAAAAACCGGCTCACCGAACTGGCGCCCATGTTCTCCAAGCAAAAGTTTATGCTGGGGGACGAATTTTCCATGCTGGACGTGGCCATCGCCCCCTTGCTGTGGCGCTTGGACCATTACAGCATTGAACTGCCCAAGAGCGCGGCGCCCTTGATGAAGTACGCGGAGCGCATTTTCAGCCGACAAGGGTTTATCGATGCTTTGACCCCGTCGGAAAAGGTCATGCGCAAGTAA
- the recR gene encoding recombination mediator RecR codes for MIGNSLDGLVAALRCLPGVGPKSAQRMAFHLLQQDRQGAQRLVGALQDALQRLRHCARCNTLTEQEVCERCASPKRDASLLCVVETPVDMNMVEQTLAYNGLYYVLMGRLSPLDGLGPKDLGLDRLLTRADDGTVQEVILATNYTNEGEATAHYLGELLKARGLKVSRIARGVPVGGELEFVDPGTLAQALRDRRDPDKA; via the coding sequence ATGATCGGTAACAGTCTGGACGGGCTGGTGGCCGCGTTGCGCTGCCTGCCCGGCGTCGGGCCAAAATCCGCCCAGCGCATGGCGTTTCATTTGCTGCAACAGGATCGGCAAGGGGCCCAGCGTTTGGTGGGGGCTTTGCAGGACGCCCTGCAGCGGCTGCGTCATTGTGCCCGGTGCAATACCCTGACCGAGCAGGAAGTCTGTGAGCGCTGTGCTTCCCCCAAGCGGGACGCCAGTCTGCTGTGTGTGGTGGAAACCCCGGTGGACATGAATATGGTGGAGCAGACCCTGGCTTATAACGGGCTTTACTATGTACTCATGGGCCGCCTTTCCCCCCTGGACGGCCTGGGGCCCAAGGATTTAGGCCTGGATCGCCTGCTTACCCGGGCGGACGACGGCACGGTTCAAGAAGTGATTCTTGCCACCAATTACACCAACGAAGGGGAGGCCACCGCCCACTATCTGGGGGAGCTGCTTAAGGCTCGGGGCCTTAAGGTTAGCCGTATTGCCCGGGGTGTGCCGGTGGGGGGCGAGTTGGAATTTGTGGACCCGGGTACCTTAGCCCAGGCCCTGCGGGACCGGCGGGACCCGGATAAAGCCTGA
- a CDS encoding cytochrome c1 has product MKKLLLALLFAPLTVLASGAPLELDKAPDVSHDQAALQNGAKLFVNYCLSCHGASSMRYNRLKDIGLTEQQIKDNLMFAGEKVGDTMRVGIRPDEAKKWFGATPPDLSVIARAKESEAGSGADWLYTYLRSFYRDDNRPTGWNNTVFENVGMPHVLWELQGQQVLDVEKDAAGNEHKHLKLAVPGKLSPAEYDKEVADLVGYLVFMSEPGANFRKQLGVGVLLFLAVLGVLAYLLKREYWKDVH; this is encoded by the coding sequence ATGAAAAAACTGCTCCTCGCACTGCTTTTCGCACCCTTGACGGTGCTGGCCAGTGGTGCCCCCCTGGAATTGGACAAGGCTCCTGACGTTTCCCACGATCAGGCCGCCCTGCAAAACGGTGCCAAGCTCTTCGTGAATTACTGCCTGAGCTGCCACGGCGCTTCCTCCATGCGTTACAACCGCCTCAAGGACATCGGTCTGACCGAGCAACAGATTAAGGACAATCTGATGTTCGCCGGCGAAAAAGTGGGTGACACCATGCGCGTCGGGATTCGTCCTGACGAAGCCAAGAAGTGGTTCGGTGCCACGCCTCCTGACCTGAGCGTTATCGCCCGGGCCAAGGAATCCGAGGCGGGTTCCGGCGCCGACTGGCTCTACACCTATCTGCGTTCTTTCTACCGGGACGACAACCGTCCGACCGGCTGGAACAACACCGTGTTTGAAAACGTCGGCATGCCCCACGTCCTGTGGGAACTCCAAGGCCAGCAAGTGCTGGACGTGGAAAAGGATGCCGCCGGTAACGAACATAAGCACCTGAAACTTGCAGTGCCCGGCAAGCTGTCCCCCGCCGAGTACGACAAGGAAGTGGCTGACCTGGTCGGCTACCTGGTGTTCATGAGCGAACCGGGCGCCAATTTCCGTAAGCAACTGGGCGTCGGCGTGCTGCTGTTCCTCGCCGTGCTGGGTGTTCTGGCTTACCTGCTGAAGCGGGAATACTGGAAAGACGTGCATTAA
- the tssA gene encoding type VI secretion system protein TssA: MGQEDVLSRLLMPIPGENPGGQDISYSQEFDEIKEARRADDPALAQGDWERELKTSDWKRVRQLCEVLLETKSKDIQVACWYGEALTHLDGFSGLSLGVAVLNGVVSDFWEFCYPELDLSDLDERAGKLEWFNSQLPLVIRAIPLVARDAGGYSWRDWEESREVNNLGLKDAEAMKTAVAEGKLTGEVFDKAAGASGRAFYEGLHKEIKESLERLSELEGNVDRLFGSESPSLKDIRQALTDCLGLVTRLGGGVEGAELCSGGEEGSPEEGSSSNLSVAPKKILSALFGSKSEELGTGRAGLDRASAVNQLRQVAQYFRQHEPHSPVSYLVERAAKWAEMPLDQWLGSVIKDEGTLGQLRELLDLRRD; the protein is encoded by the coding sequence ATGGGCCAAGAAGATGTGTTGTCCAGACTTTTGATGCCTATCCCAGGAGAAAACCCTGGGGGCCAAGATATTTCCTACAGCCAGGAGTTTGATGAAATAAAAGAGGCGCGTCGGGCGGATGACCCGGCCTTGGCTCAAGGCGATTGGGAGCGAGAGCTCAAAACTTCCGATTGGAAGCGGGTTCGTCAGTTATGCGAAGTGTTGCTCGAAACCAAAAGCAAGGACATTCAGGTGGCCTGCTGGTATGGAGAAGCCCTGACCCATCTGGATGGTTTTTCTGGGCTGAGCCTCGGTGTGGCTGTTCTTAATGGGGTCGTGTCGGATTTCTGGGAGTTTTGTTATCCGGAACTGGATTTGTCAGATTTGGACGAGAGGGCGGGCAAGCTGGAGTGGTTTAACTCCCAGCTGCCTCTGGTTATCCGCGCCATCCCTCTCGTGGCCCGAGATGCGGGAGGCTATTCCTGGCGAGATTGGGAAGAGTCGCGGGAAGTGAATAACCTTGGCCTCAAAGACGCTGAGGCTATGAAAACAGCCGTAGCAGAGGGCAAACTGACGGGGGAAGTGTTTGATAAGGCAGCGGGAGCCTCAGGCCGAGCTTTCTATGAAGGTTTGCACAAAGAAATAAAGGAATCCCTGGAGCGCCTGTCAGAACTGGAAGGCAATGTGGATCGGTTGTTTGGATCGGAAAGCCCCAGCTTAAAGGATATTCGCCAGGCCTTAACAGACTGTCTAGGTTTGGTTACTCGGTTAGGTGGGGGCGTTGAGGGAGCGGAGCTTTGTAGTGGAGGCGAAGAGGGTTCTCCAGAAGAGGGAAGTTCCTCCAACCTGAGTGTCGCGCCCAAAAAAATTCTTTCGGCTTTGTTTGGCAGCAAGTCTGAAGAGTTGGGGACTGGTCGTGCGGGGCTGGATCGAGCCTCGGCCGTAAACCAGCTACGCCAGGTCGCCCAATATTTCCGCCAACACGAACCCCATAGCCCGGTCTCCTATTTGGTAGAGCGAGCGGCTAAATGGGCAGAAATGCCCCTGGACCAGTGGCTGGGAAGTGTAATCAAAGATGAGGGAACTCTTGGACAGTTGCGAGAGTTATTGGACCTCCGGAGAGATTAA
- a CDS encoding cytochrome b encodes MAANTNFEKYKSDGSKAGNLLEWVDARFPATAMWRGHLAEYYAPKNFNFWYFFGSLALLVLVIQIVTGIFLVMHYKPDASLNAAGVPVAFASVEYIMRDVPWGWLIRYLHSTGASSFFIVVYLHMFRGLLYGSYRKPRELIWLFGIGIFLCLMGEAFFGYLLPWGQMSFWGAQVIVNLFSAIPFVGPDLSVWLRGDFVVGDATLNRFFSFHVIAMPLVLLGLVVAHLLALHEVGSNNPDGVEIKKHKDEHGIPLDGIPFHPYYTVKDIVGVVVFLFVFSCVVFFAPEGGGYFLESNNFIPADPMKTPPHIAPVWYFTPFYSILRAVTYPLFGLDAKFWGVVAMGASVVIIAFLPWLDRSPVKSIRYRGPIYKTFLALFVVAFVILGYLGTQPPSFWGEKISQICGVIYFAFFLTMPWYSKVDKYSPEPERVTH; translated from the coding sequence ATGGCTGCCAATACCAACTTTGAAAAGTACAAGTCCGACGGCTCTAAGGCCGGCAACTTGCTCGAATGGGTGGATGCCCGTTTCCCGGCCACGGCCATGTGGCGTGGCCATCTGGCCGAATACTACGCACCGAAGAACTTCAACTTCTGGTACTTCTTCGGCTCCCTGGCCCTGCTGGTGCTGGTGATCCAGATCGTGACCGGTATTTTCCTGGTCATGCACTACAAGCCCGATGCTTCCCTGAACGCTGCCGGTGTGCCGGTGGCCTTCGCCAGCGTCGAGTACATTATGCGGGACGTGCCCTGGGGCTGGTTGATCCGCTACCTGCACTCCACCGGTGCTTCTTCCTTCTTCATCGTGGTCTATCTGCACATGTTCCGCGGTCTGCTCTACGGTTCCTACCGTAAGCCCCGGGAACTGATCTGGCTGTTCGGGATCGGGATTTTCCTGTGCTTGATGGGTGAAGCCTTCTTCGGCTACCTCCTGCCTTGGGGACAAATGTCCTTCTGGGGCGCCCAGGTGATCGTCAATCTGTTCTCCGCCATTCCCTTCGTTGGCCCGGACCTGTCCGTGTGGCTGCGGGGTGACTTCGTGGTGGGGGATGCGACTCTGAACCGCTTCTTCTCCTTCCACGTTATCGCCATGCCCCTGGTTCTCCTGGGTCTGGTGGTTGCCCACTTGCTGGCCCTCCACGAAGTGGGGTCCAACAACCCGGACGGTGTGGAAATCAAGAAGCACAAGGATGAACACGGTATTCCCCTGGACGGGATTCCGTTCCATCCCTACTACACGGTGAAGGATATCGTTGGCGTGGTGGTGTTCCTCTTCGTCTTCTCCTGCGTGGTGTTCTTCGCGCCGGAAGGCGGCGGTTACTTCCTGGAATCCAACAACTTCATTCCGGCCGATCCCATGAAGACTCCGCCCCACATCGCTCCGGTGTGGTACTTCACCCCCTTCTATTCCATCCTGCGGGCGGTGACCTACCCCCTGTTCGGTTTGGATGCCAAGTTCTGGGGTGTGGTGGCCATGGGCGCTTCCGTGGTGATCATCGCCTTCCTGCCCTGGTTGGATCGCAGCCCGGTGAAGTCCATCCGTTACCGCGGTCCTATCTACAAGACCTTCCTGGCCCTGTTTGTGGTGGCGTTTGTCATTCTCGGCTACCTGGGTACCCAACCGCCGTCTTTCTGGGGTGAAAAGATTTCCCAGATCTGCGGCGTTATCTACTTTGCCTTCTTCCTGACCATGCCCTGGTACTCGAAGGTGGACAAGTACAGCCCGGAACCCGAGCGGGTCACCCACTAA
- a CDS encoding DUF4355 domain-containing protein: MLKKIFLFLLLLGVWIFCLWYVVGFDLGGHSLLALAMAHLGPPVGAFSCGWLIWRGVLRKKQETAQRQAELERESAQKAVQEAVAKRRQELSERRFAIDCLSVAFGGLWERSGSDESVIEAVNERVSVDRLDRPPYFFDEDEDRDAPPAEEYLEEVIGQTLSNIYAQCPGSEAFPILALGPDSLPEEMLGTLIRRVQAVAEGESPYDMGEGGEDHASRLLPPVSCLGGEGRALIDCLIERFQGQPDLPGVVVVGFDAPCCRTQPQQFDAVPPPPSAQDKWLGRPSQGVVAMVFANTELKGLVASVEENLSGEGEIADCYTPFWERGVAFSQNQIFLAQLPRESRGFLCNVRALARFHKSSEGRWEEKSGRSNRLGEVMRLAMERAMVNAALLPGMEATAAEENSSEDEQYQCEWLVHNAGGVDVCGPRLAALGLALHGFSQEMNPVDEATNFPAKVGNLGAVLPLAMLAQVANKTEETQGPCCWIRFREDAGFFLGFANPVGAAKEV, translated from the coding sequence ATGTTGAAAAAGATTTTTCTATTTCTTTTGTTGCTTGGTGTCTGGATATTTTGTTTGTGGTATGTGGTTGGTTTTGACTTGGGAGGGCATTCTCTTCTTGCTTTGGCTATGGCCCACCTTGGTCCGCCGGTAGGTGCATTCTCCTGCGGTTGGCTTATTTGGCGTGGCGTTTTGCGTAAGAAGCAGGAAACTGCCCAGCGTCAGGCAGAATTGGAGAGAGAGTCCGCACAAAAAGCAGTACAAGAGGCCGTAGCCAAACGTCGGCAGGAGTTGTCCGAAAGGCGGTTTGCCATTGATTGCCTTTCCGTTGCATTTGGGGGCTTGTGGGAAAGATCAGGCTCTGATGAGTCCGTTATCGAAGCCGTCAATGAACGGGTGAGCGTCGATAGGCTGGATCGTCCCCCATATTTCTTTGACGAGGACGAGGATAGGGATGCCCCGCCAGCGGAGGAATATTTAGAGGAAGTCATAGGCCAGACGCTTTCCAATATCTATGCCCAATGTCCTGGATCCGAGGCATTTCCGATTTTAGCGTTAGGGCCGGATTCCCTGCCGGAGGAAATGCTTGGCACCCTGATTCGTCGTGTGCAGGCCGTGGCTGAGGGTGAGTCGCCTTATGATATGGGGGAGGGAGGAGAGGATCACGCTTCACGCTTACTTCCACCCGTTTCTTGCCTGGGGGGAGAGGGGCGGGCGTTGATCGACTGCCTGATTGAGCGATTCCAGGGGCAGCCCGATCTGCCAGGGGTGGTGGTGGTAGGCTTTGATGCCCCTTGCTGTCGTACCCAACCTCAGCAATTTGATGCGGTGCCTCCGCCACCGTCTGCGCAGGATAAGTGGCTCGGACGACCCTCCCAAGGTGTAGTCGCCATGGTGTTTGCAAACACGGAGCTAAAAGGTTTGGTGGCGTCAGTAGAAGAAAATTTATCTGGCGAGGGAGAGATCGCGGACTGCTATACCCCTTTTTGGGAGCGGGGCGTTGCATTTTCTCAGAATCAAATTTTCCTCGCTCAGTTGCCGAGAGAGAGTCGCGGTTTCCTTTGTAACGTAAGGGCCTTGGCTCGCTTTCATAAGTCGTCGGAAGGGCGCTGGGAGGAGAAAAGCGGGCGCTCCAATCGCCTTGGAGAGGTGATGCGCTTAGCAATGGAAAGAGCCATGGTGAATGCAGCCCTATTGCCTGGAATGGAAGCTACGGCTGCTGAAGAAAACTCATCCGAAGACGAGCAGTATCAGTGTGAATGGTTAGTCCACAACGCGGGGGGGGTCGATGTCTGTGGCCCTCGGCTAGCTGCACTTGGGCTGGCGTTGCATGGATTTTCTCAGGAAATGAATCCCGTTGATGAGGCGACCAATTTCCCTGCGAAAGTTGGAAATCTGGGCGCGGTATTGCCTTTGGCGATGTTGGCTCAGGTGGCAAATAAGACGGAAGAGACTCAAGGCCCGTGTTGCTGGATTCGGTTTCGAGAAGATGCTGGCTTTTTCTTAGGCTTCGCTAACCCTGTGGGTGCCGCCAAGGAAGTCTAA
- a CDS encoding YbaB/EbfC family nucleoid-associated protein, with protein sequence MMKGGIAGLMKQAQQMQENMRKAQEELSLLEVEGQAGAGMVKVQMTCAHDVRRVSIDPSVMDDKEMLEDLIAAAVNDAVRRGEELTKDKMSGFTSGLNLPPGLKLPF encoded by the coding sequence ATGATGAAGGGTGGAATTGCCGGGCTGATGAAACAAGCCCAGCAGATGCAGGAAAATATGCGCAAAGCCCAGGAAGAACTGAGCCTGCTGGAAGTGGAAGGTCAGGCCGGGGCTGGGATGGTCAAGGTGCAAATGACCTGCGCCCATGACGTCCGGCGGGTCAGCATTGATCCTTCCGTGATGGACGATAAGGAAATGCTGGAAGACCTGATTGCCGCAGCCGTTAATGATGCGGTGCGTCGGGGTGAAGAGCTGACCAAGGATAAAATGTCCGGCTTTACCTCCGGCCTGAATCTGCCCCCCGGGTTGAAGCTCCCCTTCTGA
- a CDS encoding ParA family protein, translating into MATNVAGYFANEGKSVTLCDLDRQQSALRWLAFRDAGVPAVTGYFGGNQLLYSPPKDADWVVLDAPAGLQGFKLSEYLHKADKILVPVVPSVFDMAATEDFLHSLRRESPAARERVGIVAMRVAPRTRAAAMLEEFLAHFDIPIVTYLRTTQSYVNVAVSGLSLFDPPRGKNKKDIEQWAPLLQWLNE; encoded by the coding sequence TTGGCTACTAATGTGGCGGGGTACTTTGCCAACGAAGGAAAGTCCGTGACGTTGTGCGATCTGGACCGTCAACAGTCCGCGCTGCGTTGGCTGGCCTTTCGGGATGCGGGGGTGCCTGCGGTAACCGGGTATTTCGGCGGCAACCAGCTGCTCTATTCCCCGCCGAAGGATGCAGATTGGGTGGTGCTGGATGCCCCCGCTGGCCTTCAGGGCTTCAAGCTCTCGGAATATTTGCACAAAGCGGACAAAATCCTGGTCCCTGTTGTTCCCTCTGTGTTTGATATGGCGGCGACGGAGGATTTCCTTCACTCCTTACGCCGGGAATCGCCTGCTGCTCGGGAGCGGGTGGGTATCGTCGCCATGCGAGTGGCGCCCCGCACCAGGGCTGCCGCCATGTTGGAGGAGTTCCTGGCCCATTTTGATATCCCGATCGTGACTTACCTGCGCACCACCCAAAGCTATGTAAACGTGGCGGTTTCCGGGCTAAGTCTGTTCGATCCCCCAAGGGGTAAAAATAAGAAAGATATCGAACAGTGGGCGCCGCTCTTGCAATGGCTCAATGAATAG